The Methanobrevibacter olleyae region ATATAAATTTTTATATAATTTTATAATTTTAAAAAAAATAGATAATCTGCTTAAAATAAGTAAATTAATAAAAAACAGCATGAAAAGATTTCTAGAACTTAAAGAAATGATTAAAAAATTAATAAAAAAAGCAAAGTTAAAGATTATAACAATTTGTAGAAGAGATTGCTATTATATAATGTTTTGCGATTTCTAGAATATTTATTGAATAATATTTGGATTGTAGTGATTTTTAAGATTTAAATAAACTTTTAATATCTACAAATCATTATAATCTTATCTAAAATTGCATTAAGGAGAGAAAATAAGTAATGACATACTTATTAACTTAATTCGCATAATATCAATTTTTAATATAATTCTTATCATCTAGTCTTTAAAGGTAACACAGTGATAATATTTTTGATTTTTTTAATAAATAATAAAAATTAACTAAAAAGTAATATTATACTTATGTCTTATATTGTAGTAATAATCTTATAAAGTTTTTCTTAATACTAAGTGTTTAAATAAGCTTAAATTAGTAATACTCTTTATAAATGGTATTATTTTTTAAAGAAGTAACAATGTGAAAGTAATAATAAACTTCTTAAAAAAGTAATACTTTAAATAAAAAGATATTAAATAAACCCAATAAAAAATAAACAAAAAAAATAAGCCATTAAATAAACCCAATAAAAAAAAGCCATTAAATAAATTTTATAAAAAATAAATAAAAAAGAAAAAATAAAAAATCCATTTACTCAACAGCAACAAAAAGAGTTTTGGTCAAGGTTTTATTGGCCGAAGGCCAATAAAAGCTTGGTTAAAAGGCACCTCCACCTCCACCACCGGAACCGCCTCCAACTCCTCCAACAGAGTCATTGTTAGCAGCTGATATAGTAGATGATGCTGTACTAAATGAATTATTTATATGGTTATATCCGCCAAGATAATAGAACATGAATAAACTATTAGTGGTGTAATAATCATCATTTAATCCATCATACACATGTAATTTCATAGCCTTATAAACTTTATCTGCTACACCAAGAGCAGTTGCATAAACTAAATACTTATTCCATATAGCAATAGATTCAGGAGGATGCTCTTTTATTAAAGAATAATCTTTTAAAAACTTTTTAAATTTATCCCATTTTTCACTATAGAGTTTTCCTTTCAAGGTGTACTTACCGCCAATTCCAGATGGTAAAACTAGGCAAATACCACCAACAATTGCAAAGAATATAGCAAAACATAAAGTAATAAAGTCTCCTTTAAAGTTTAAGAAAATAGAGATAACTCCAACAACAATAGCTAAAGCAATTGCACCTATAGCAAAGAATGACATATAATCAGAACCAGTTTCATCAAAGTATTCCCTAAGTACTTCATCTGGCAAATAGTCATTTTTAAAGTTTATACACCAGTTTTTATATCTATCTTGGAAAGACCTTGCTTGGGATTCCTCTCTAAGGCAATCTTGCATATAACTTAAACTGATTCTGCCATTTAATTCATAATTTTTCAAAATATCAATCAATTCTTTTTCATATCTTTCTAAACCATCAGTAGATTTAATAGTTAGGAAAGTGTTTTTAGTAAATTCTGTATCCTCTTCAGAGTCTACACCTAATTTCCCTTTATCAATTAAATCCATAATTGTAGCTTGGAAAGCTTTTTGATCAAGTTCACCAATATTTTTACTTAATCCACCCATTAATGCATTAACAAATGCCGGAGAATCATCTGTTGGTGGTTCATGCTCATAGATTCCCTGATAACCAGTTTTTGGCTCTCTTCCAAATTTATAATAAATCACAAGAGGAATAAGACATAATAGAACTAAAAGGCAATCCACTATAATTCCAACTGTACTTAGAAAATTTTGTGAATTAGCTTCATCTTCTTGAAAACCTCTTATTTCATCTGTAGCATTTTTATTTATATGCTGTGCATAGGGAGTGCTTGATGAGAATTCACTTAATGGAATAATAGCTCTAGCTTCAACATATTGGCCTTCAGAAACACCAGGGCTAGTAATATGCAAAGATCCGTTTGTCCATTCTGCTTTCGCATCACTATAAGCTGGATTAATCCAATATTCAAGCTTTTTATCATCTGGGAATCGGATTACAGCATTTAAAGAACCTAGATCTTCTTCCCATTCATCACCCCAAACTTTATATTGAAGCTCACCAACATCATTATAGATCTTTATAACATGGGTAAAATCATATTTAATAGTTAGTTTAACATCAGTACCAGAGCTAATTTTTTTAGTTTTTGCAGCATCACTGTAAAGATAAATCTTTATTCTTTCCTTTCCATCTTCCTTATAAACTTTATAACTAGCATAAGCTCCATCTACACTAATATCTAAATTTTCAATAGATTGATTCTTTTTTAAAGGAATGTCTCTATAAACACCATTAGCTGAACTATCAAAATGATAGTTAATTTCTTCAGCTACATTGATTAATCCATTGTCATATACCCGTATATCTATATTTGCACTTGGAATAGAATAATCTACAGCAGATACTGTAGGTAATACAGATACAAAGAATATAGAGATTAAAAGAATAACTATTTCTTTATTTTTAAGATTCATATATTTCTCCTAATCAATATATGGAGAAAATCATTATTACCCCATACATTAATATAATATTCTAAACTAGAAATCATGTTAATTTTAAATATAAACTAAAATAGAACTAGAATTAGTTTTAAAAACTACATTCCAGAATTCAAGTTTAAATAAAAAAAACATACTCCAGAATTCAAGTTTAAATAAAAAAAACATACTCCAGAATTCAAGTTTAAATAAATTAACTAAATTAAAACTCAACTTTAGGTACAGATCTTGCTTCTCCAGCAACTTCAAAGAAGTCAGCTTCTTTAAATCCAAACATATTAGCAAAAATGCTGCTTGGGAATGTTTGGCACTTATTATTATACATTAAAACAGTATCATTGTAGAATTGTCTAGAGTAAGCAATCTTATCCTCACTTTGTGCTAATTGATCTTGTAATTCTTTAAAGTTTTCATTAGCTTTTAATTCAGGATAATTTTCAGCAACAGCAAATAAAGTTTTTAAAGTGTTTGATAGTTGATTATTTGCATCACTAATTTCTTTTACACCATTTGCATTCATTAATCCTGCTCTTGCAACAGTTACATCTTCAAATACAGTTTTTTCATGACCTGCATAACCTTTTACAGTTTCTACTAAATTTGGAATCAAATCAGCTCTTCTGTTTAGTTGAACATCAATTTGAGCCCATGCATTTTTAACTTTATTTCTTGCAGTTACAAGGCCATTGTAAAGAGCTACAATAGCTAGAATAATAACAATTATTATAACAATTAAAATTATTAATAAAATATCCATAATCTCACCTACGAGAATTTGTTTTATAATCATTATAGTCCTTTGATTTATATAAATTTTAAAATTAATTGAATTAGAATTTAAAAATTCTATTTTTAAAAAATATTATAAATCAAGATTATAATTATTATAGTAGTATATATTATTTTTTAGATATTTATTTTTTTGTATTTTAATTTAATTAAATAAATTATTTTTAGAAAAAATTTACTATATTCAATTTAAAATTGATATAAAAATAGAATATTTTATTATAAATAAAAAATTTAAGATTTATATTGTTTTTAGTTAATTAAATTGTTTTTAAAGAGTTATCCTATTCCATATAAATTAAATAAGTTTAGTAAAAATACATCAAAGTATTTTTAATAAAAAAATAGAAAGAAAAGATTAAAAGATTAAAAAAATTAAAAAGACTAAAAAGACTAAAAAGATTAAAAAGATTAAAAAGATTAAAATGATTAAAAAAATTAAAAAGACTAAAAAGATTAAAAAGATTAATCTTCTGCTTCTCTTGGTTTTAGCCTGGTTAGAATATAGCTAAATACTAAAACAGCACCTATAATTATAAGGTCAACAATCAATTCAAAAGTAGCTACACTCATGAATAGATTATATATACCATAAATCCACATTGCCAACAATACAATTGGCAATAAGTATTTGATTATAAATCTCCATGTTTTACCAACCTTCAAATGACCGTTTTCATTTAAAATCGGAATTAAATCATCGATATTATAGAACCAGGCAAATATTATACATTGTACACTAATTAAAAGTAAAATGCCAAATTGATTTACAAATGAATCAATAATCCCCACTAAATAGCTACTGATTCCAGTAGTTAGTAAAACTGAAAAGGAACAGCCAATAATCGATAAAATAGTTGCAGTTTTCTTTCTACTTAAATTAAATTTAGAACTTGTAGAAGATAATATTGGTTCAAAGAATCCTAAAGCAGAAGTGATTCCTGCAAATAAGATTGCAAGAAAAAGTAAAGGTGCTAAAACTCTGCCAATTGGACCCATAATGTTAAAAATCATTGGGAATACAATAAAGACAAGTCCAGTACCTTCTGTAACTAGTTTACTCATTGCCATTCCTGAATGTAATGACATATAACCAAGTATTGAAAATACACCAAATGCAGTAAATATTTCAAATAATGAATTAGAAGCAACTACAATCAATACATTATCTGTTAATTTAGAAGCTTTTGGTAAGTAACTTGCATAAGTTAAAGCAATTGCTTGGCCCATACTTAAAGAGAATATAATTTGTGCAAATGCTGCAAGCCAAATATTAATATCTAAAAGCATATTCCATTTTGGTCTAAGTAAAGTGTCTATACCAATCATATGTCCAGGTAATGTAATGGCATAAAGAACAATGATAATCATAATAACAAATAAAGAGGGAATTAAAATTTTAGAAGCCTTAGCAATACCTTTATCAAGATCTTTATGGGAAATATACCATAAAACAACCCACATCATAACTAGGCAAATAGTTGTAGGAATGAGTAAAAAGCCAGCGCTTGCTAAGTTAGAACTTCCTCCAACGGTATTTGTAAAGTAAGCACTGGTATCAGCTCCCCAAGCAAATGTAAAACTTGTTAGAAGATATACCATATCCCAACTTAAGATAACCATATAATAAATTACAACTATAAAAACAAATAAAACTAGCATCCACGCTATATATTCAAATTTCTTGTTAATTTTCTTTAGAATCTTCGAAAAGGGCTCTTTAAAGCTGAATCCAATACCATATTCAACTATTAAAAATGGAATTCCCATAATTGCTATAGCACAGAAATAAGGAATAAAAAAAGATCCTCCGCCATTGGAGTATAATACATAGCTAAATCTCCAAATATTTCCAAGCCCAACAGCAGCTCCGATCATAGCAAAGATAAATGAAAGGGAGCTATCCCACTCTAAATTCTCACCCATATTATTTAATCCCTTATATAAATCATTTATACTTTTATTTATATGAATATAAAAATTTATCTTAAATCAATCAGTATTTAAATCATTCATACCCTTATTTATACAAATATAAAAATTTATCTTAAATTAACTAGTATTTAAAAAGATAAAAACAGCAAAAAATAAAAAAATCCAAATCCTCAATAGTAGCAATAAGAATTTTGGTCAAGGTTTTTGAGGCGAAGCCTCAAAAAGCTTGGGTTTAATAATTAGAAATAAGATGGGATATTTGATCAGTTGTAATAATACCTTCTAAATTCAATTCATCATCCACTACAGGTAAACATGAAATATTGAATTTTTTCATGAGCCTTGCAATATGTTCAATTGAATCTTCACATTTACAAGTTTTAACATCTTTAGTCATAACTTCTCTTAACTCAGTACAATCTTCAACTATTGATTTAGATAAATCCCATGCAGTAACTATGCCAAATAAAAGATTGTTTTCATCAACAACAGGCAAGTGAGTAATTTCATCATCAAACATAATAACTGCAGCTTCTTTTACAGTGGAATCAATAGGAATTGTAGGAACTTCAGTTCTCATTACATCTTCTACAGTATTTTCAGATAAGAAATTAGATAAAACGAAATTCATTTGACCATTTTCTAGTAAAAATGCATCATGACCATAGTCAGATTTAATTTCATTATAAATTACCTCTGTATCATTAGTTTGTAAAGCAGTTAATAAATCCTTAGATTGGTCTACAGGATATAGCCAATCAGAGTCAACTGCAATAACTTGTATTTTAGCCTTAATGTCCTTTAACCCATCA contains the following coding sequences:
- a CDS encoding LemA family protein, with product MDILLIILIVIIIVIILAIVALYNGLVTARNKVKNAWAQIDVQLNRRADLIPNLVETVKGYAGHEKTVFEDVTVARAGLMNANGVKEISDANNQLSNTLKTLFAVAENYPELKANENFKELQDQLAQSEDKIAYSRQFYNDTVLMYNNKCQTFPSSIFANMFGFKEADFFEVAGEARSVPKVEF
- a CDS encoding sodium-dependent transporter, producing MGENLEWDSSLSFIFAMIGAAVGLGNIWRFSYVLYSNGGGSFFIPYFCAIAIMGIPFLIVEYGIGFSFKEPFSKILKKINKKFEYIAWMLVLFVFIVVIYYMVILSWDMVYLLTSFTFAWGADTSAYFTNTVGGSSNLASAGFLLIPTTICLVMMWVVLWYISHKDLDKGIAKASKILIPSLFVIMIIIVLYAITLPGHMIGIDTLLRPKWNMLLDINIWLAAFAQIIFSLSMGQAIALTYASYLPKASKLTDNVLIVVASNSLFEIFTAFGVFSILGYMSLHSGMAMSKLVTEGTGLVFIVFPMIFNIMGPIGRVLAPLLFLAILFAGITSALGFFEPILSSTSSKFNLSRKKTATILSIIGCSFSVLLTTGISSYLVGIIDSFVNQFGILLLISVQCIIFAWFYNIDDLIPILNENGHLKVGKTWRFIIKYLLPIVLLAMWIYGIYNLFMSVATFELIVDLIIIGAVLVFSYILTRLKPREAED
- a CDS encoding DUF2207 domain-containing protein, with the protein product MNLKNKEIVILLISIFFVSVLPTVSAVDYSIPSANIDIRVYDNGLINVAEEINYHFDSSANGVYRDIPLKKNQSIENLDISVDGAYASYKVYKEDGKERIKIYLYSDAAKTKKISSGTDVKLTIKYDFTHVIKIYNDVGELQYKVWGDEWEEDLGSLNAVIRFPDDKKLEYWINPAYSDAKAEWTNGSLHITSPGVSEGQYVEARAIIPLSEFSSSTPYAQHINKNATDEIRGFQEDEANSQNFLSTVGIIVDCLLVLLCLIPLVIYYKFGREPKTGYQGIYEHEPPTDDSPAFVNALMGGLSKNIGELDQKAFQATIMDLIDKGKLGVDSEEDTEFTKNTFLTIKSTDGLERYEKELIDILKNYELNGRISLSYMQDCLREESQARSFQDRYKNWCINFKNDYLPDEVLREYFDETGSDYMSFFAIGAIALAIVVGVISIFLNFKGDFITLCFAIFFAIVGGICLVLPSGIGGKYTLKGKLYSEKWDKFKKFLKDYSLIKEHPPESIAIWNKYLVYATALGVADKVYKAMKLHVYDGLNDDYYTTNSLFMFYYLGGYNHINNSFSTASSTISAANNDSVGGVGGGSGGGGGGAF